The DNA window GGTTTATACCTGAGCTTTTAATTAAAGGCTGGTAATAATGAGAGCCTAGATGAGTGATATTGGAAATTGTCAAATGCCAGGTACGGCATTTGTgatgtgaattttgttttgatttatctttAAAACTGTAGTGTAATTCTTTTAACGGGTGGTGATGATGTGAAACGAATTATGAGACGACCTCATTGATTCCAACTGTTGAGTTTCAGTTGTCTCATCAGAAAAGACCTGATTAAGGagcaaaactaaactgaaaaacaagttTAGGAGCAACGGTGTAGAAAAACCTCAGTGTTGAGAAGCAATGTGGTTTTCTCTAACCTTAGTTCTAGAGTGAGCATTACAAACCTTTTGTGTGTGGTTGAAATGTCTCCTGTGTTTAGTGGCAGCCGTTTTGGGAGAGGCCTGCCTCAAGCCTGGCTCTTTAATGGAAAGAGCAGTGGTAAGAGCCAGAGTTTGATTGGCTAAAGCTTAAAGTagtcaaaagaaataaaattatatattttgcataCATTAAATGTATACAAAATATTTCGGACAGGGAGCCTCAGGACTGGAGAAACACTGTCTTAGGGGAAGATTTACCAATCTTGGACAGTTTGGTTCAAGAAAACTGATGCATATTTCTGTGCTGTCGAACAAAAGCAGTTCAGAACTTGCTGAACCTGCTTTGCCATTAAGTCCAATTATTGATCTCCCTAATAACTTTAAAGAGAATCGGGAAAATGATCCTTATTTGAAACGCCTCTTtaacaaagcacacaaagagagtgaaaaagaaagtacaGTAGAGTTAAAAAGTTTAGCTGGAGAACCTTTCATTATAAAGGATAAACTTTTGTATCTAGCAGACATTGATGAAACAAGATTTGTTGTGCCAAAAGAATACTGTTCAGTAATTCTGCGTTTTTATTGGCCAGGATTATATAAAGATGTCGTTGAATACTGCAAAACATGCCATGACTGTCATTTAGTAGCCACTAAAGTTTCAGACTGTGCCCAGTTGCAGACGTTACCATGGCCATCCTTATGAAAGGATAGCCATGGAAATCATAGGTCCTTTACCTAAGGGCAGTAAATATGCATTAGTCACTTATGCAACCAGATATCCAGATGTTTATCCATTACGTCCTCTGCAGGTCAAATACATCAGTCGTGTTTAGTATAACAGAGAATATGCCAAGTTGTCCTTACTAGATAAAGTAAGGACAACTTGGCAAGAGCTTCACAGGGAAGCTTTGGATGGGATTTTCTTACTACTTCCTCTAATGAAACTAGTTGGTCTGGTGAGATCTgtcgtttgtgtgtgtgtgtgctttcaaAATGTCCTGCTTATATTATGCCTCAGTTCCAAAGAGGAGGCACATATAAGCTCGACATGtctgaaatatttgtcaaaacGCCGTATCTGTTTAAACTCTATGTCGCCTGCATAAAGACATTCAGttcttcaaacacaaacaaggcAGCAGTGCATCATTCTGTACATGTTAGTTTATCAATCCATACATTTTTGTCATATCAGATGGACACTTCTGGAGAACTCCTAGTCATGATCAAAAGAATTGGGTTAGACGCGTTTGTTAATCCACGAGATGGATTGTCAGTGACATGTAAGTCAATTTAAAGGGCAACAGTTTAAGTCCAGTTTAGTGTAGGGATTTGTCAGGCCATATTAAGAGATTCTCCTCATGATCTTTGACGATTGTTGGGTCAatggtgttttcttttcctttacaCAAAGCTTCCCCTAATCTCAAAATCACCTCTTTGTCAGGAGAGACCCGTCTGTGCTGTCCAAcgggaggaagagggagagtgTAACCGAAGACCCCAGCTCTGAGCAGGACAACAGCAAGCCCAAAGCAACGCGCCACATTCTCCTCATCAGGCATTCCCAGTATAACCTAAGTGGAAACGGCGACACAGAGAGGGTCCTCACCCCACTAGGTCTTAACAGTCACCTAACGTCTTGATCTAGCCTGCTGCAGTATGTTCATTTCTCCGGCCGGCTTCATGTCTCCCTCCCTTTTTTTACAGGCCGTGAGCAGGCCGAGTTGACGGGTCAGAGGTTGGCAGCGTTGGGTTTAAAATATGACGTTCTGATCCACTCCAGCATGACCAGGGCAACCGAGACTGCACACATCATCAGCAAATACATCCCAGGTAGTTCAGAGATCAACCAGACCACAGAAGCTTCACGCTGTCATTCATAGACAGATTGTAATATAATGTTTCGTTTTTTGTGTCCTTATCCAAATGTAGGTGTGGATCTGGTGAGCTGTGATCTGCTGAGAGAGGGCGCTCCTGTTGAACCAGTTCCTCCAGTCACCCACTGGAAGCCTGACGCTGTGGTGAGTGAAAACTCTCGAACTCTGGCCGTAGAATCAACCGTCAGctcaatgttgttgttttctcttgttAAATTCACTCTGTGCTGCCTGTTTGTGAGCAGATGTCACTTGTTTAGGCTTCTAGCGATTTATCGGTGCACTGCTGCAGGGAAGGAGTGGGAAAAGAGTGAACTTCCAAAGGCCTGATGTTGGATAAGAGATGATCCACTGATTGGTGTTGGCGGATTTAAAATGCACTCATACTTCCTGGagctttcacattttgtcactttgcaCTGTGAGTTGATGCTTTGCAGAACACTGCCAGTACTTGACATTCCCAGCATTAAGTAGTTGCTTACTCTTTGCAACGTAGCTCATAGTCAGTTAGATTAAATAAAGTCTGAACGTCAGATCATTTTCATAGCCTTGTCACAAATACGGTTGGATTTATGATTGGACTTCGTCACTCCTCAGTGTGTTTTGATCATCTGACTAAGTTTATGgctgttttattgctttaactattttaaagtcaggttttcttccagaatcgTCCCGTTTTCTGCCTGATTCATCTTCTAATCAACTGAGCAAGTGATGTGCATGTAGCCCCTAAAAGTGCTAGTTTGGTCTCATGCCACCACTACACCTTCTTCCACATTGTGCCGGGTTCGTTTGAAACCAAAAGCAAGCTCGCCGTTTGTCCgtaaaggtcagatttgtagAGCGCTCTTGTAACAGATTCTCCTACCTGAACTGTGGATCTCTGATCTGCACCTTTTTCATTGATGGAGATGGGAACTGGTGTATGGCTCAGGTCTGGCCTTGACTCACCACTTTACCCAGATAAGTGACTGTTGCCTTTGCCAGATTCACAGTAAGCTGTGCCTGTGCCACACATCCTCTAGAACTGCTAGAGGGCCCagaacaaaatgaccaaaaccaAGTTAATAACACTGACCTAGAGGTAACATTTCGTATCAGGCAAGCAGCTGGATGACAAGTGCTTAAACATGTCAGTTAGTAAGTACGCATTTCCTGCCTTTGACCTCAGTAGTAGACCCACAAAGTCAATGAGAAAACACTTAAACAGTTGGCATATCGGTGGAAACGGGCACAAAGGTACCGGTTTAATTGCTTGGTCGGGTTTTCCAATCAATTGACAAATGTGacatgttttaatgtacagtgaaatgcttttcttcatcttAGGCCAAAAAATAGATTAGCCTTCCAGTTCTGAATACTTTGGTACGCATAACGTTAACCGTTTCTAATGTCTTGATTTTGAGAAGTAATCTCAAAGAATTCTCAAAGTAAATTTGgccacattttatttcctaGATGCACAGTGAGCAGCTTCTATAGCCTTTTCTCCCCCAAAGGCTTTTTCAGGCAATGGATCAGACTTTGGAAGGAAACCTTTCATCCAGTcctggcagtgtgcagcagctgGCACCATGTAGTGATTTTAGCCCAGAACGATGGGGTTCAGACTGAACCCTCTCATGTGACAAAGCTGGCTCTCAACCTCTTTACCGTCCTCCAGCAGTACTACGAAGACGGAGCTCGCATTGAGGCAGCCTTCCGCCGCTACATCCACCGGGCTGACCCCAAGCAGAAAGAGGACAGCTATGAGATCATCGTGTGTCATGCCAATGTCATCCGTTATTTTGTCTGCAGGTTTGTGGCGGCGGCGGCTCAACTCAAACCACAGTTTGGTTTTGCAGCTTTTTGCTTGGCTAACCACTGTCCAACACACTACACTGCTGTTTTGTCTTTCCCCCCTACCCCCcaaataaattttattcatCAGTTGCATACATTTTCATGTACTTCCAAATGTTCGAATAATTactcaaagaaaacaaggagggagattttgtcacataaaactATGGGGGACGCCATAACCTACCCAAACTGCGTGTTGGCAACAGCCAATTTAAAATGGGCTGGGATGTGGCACCAGCTGGGAGCCAACTTTTAGAAAGCTATTTTTAACAATAATCATACTACATTTACTGTAATGATACATTATTAAGTATTATGATTATGCTATACTAGATACTATAATCGCACTGTTTAGTACAACTATTCTACATTAATTATACTAcaatattaacacattttaacgGTAGTATCAACATGCTAGTGACAGCCCACACACTTCAGGTAGCATTTAAGCTAATAtaattttagcaaatttttaTACAACATCTAGACTTTACTACATGGAGTCATGTTAGTCATCATGCTGGTGAGAACCCCCATGCTAGTGGTAGCTCCAACATGCTACTCGCTCTACATGGTAGTGGTAGCcctcatgctaacattagccctACAGCCTAAATaagcattttagaaaatatttgctaTATTAGCTATGTTTagcatactgaatggagtaagttcATGTTGGTCAATATGCTATTGATACCCAATATGATATTTACTACCTTTTAGCTAACCTTAGCGTTGTTGCTAATTTTCACCATCAGAACCCTGGTTTGATGCGCACACTTTTGGCAGaccacatttaaattttttcagacattttctagttATCTACTACATACTAGATgccaaaagatttttttagaaacaaaatgtattgtAGATCACAAACCATGT is part of the Poecilia reticulata strain Guanapo linkage group LG9, Guppy_female_1.0+MT, whole genome shotgun sequence genome and encodes:
- the pgam5 gene encoding serine/threonine-protein phosphatase PGAM5, mitochondrial isoform X1; this encodes MSYRKTLKLICGFAGGSAAVVFAAAAADSRGYFGEHRGEGASRWSRFAVLHAAQPARTPVNHTPVATGPGWDFNWDKRDPSVLSNGRKRESVTEDPSSEQDNSKPKATRHILLIRHSQYNLSGNGDTERVLTPLGREQAELTGQRLAALGLKYDVLIHSSMTRATETAHIISKYIPGVDLVSCDLLREGAPVEPVPPVTHWKPDAVQYYEDGARIEAAFRRYIHRADPKQKEDSYEIIVCHANVIRYFVCRALQFPPEGWLRMGLNNGSITWLTIRPSGRVALRTLGDAGFMPPDKLTRT
- the pgam5 gene encoding serine/threonine-protein phosphatase PGAM5, mitochondrial isoform X2; this translates as MSYRKTLKLICGFAGGSAAVVFAAAAADSRGYFGEHRGEGASRWSRFAVLHAAQPARTPVNHTPVATGPGWDFNWDKRDPSVLSNGRKRESVTEDPSSEQDNSKPKATRHILLIRHSQYNLSGNGDTERVLTPLGREQAELTGQRLAALGLKYDVLIHSSMTRATETAHIISKYIPGVDLVSCDLLREGAPVEPVPPVTHWKPDAVYYEDGARIEAAFRRYIHRADPKQKEDSYEIIVCHANVIRYFVCRALQFPPEGWLRMGLNNGSITWLTIRPSGRVALRTLGDAGFMPPDKLTRT